One region of Pseudomonas alvandae genomic DNA includes:
- the glpT gene encoding glycerol-3-phosphate transporter, with the protein MFAFFRPAAHQAALPEEKIDSTYRRLRWQIFAGIFIGYAGYYLLRKNFSLAMPYLIDEGYTRGQLGLAMSAIAIAYGLSKFLMGLVSDRSNPRYFLPFGLLVSAGVMFIFGFAPWATSSVTIMFILLFINGWAQGMGWPPSGRTMVHWWSQKERGGVVSVWNVAHNVGGGLIGPLFLLGMAWFNDWHAAFYVPATVALAVAVFAFATMRDTPQSVGLPPIEKYKNDYPEGYDASHENEFSAKEIFVKYVLRNKMLWYIAMANVFVYLLRYGVLDWAPTYLKEAKGFTVDKSSWAYFFYEWAGIPGTLLCGWMSDKIFRGNRGLTGMVFMALVTVATLVYWLNPAGNPTVDMIALVSIGFLIYGPVMLIGLQALELAPKKAAGTAAGFTGLFGYLGGSVAASAAMGYTVDHFGWNGGFVLLIGACLLAMAFLAPTLWHKQIASQSREAVA; encoded by the coding sequence ATGTTTGCTTTCTTTCGACCTGCCGCACATCAGGCCGCCCTGCCTGAAGAAAAAATAGACAGCACTTACCGACGCCTGCGCTGGCAGATCTTCGCCGGGATTTTCATCGGCTATGCCGGTTATTACCTGCTGCGCAAGAACTTCTCCCTGGCGATGCCGTATCTCATCGACGAGGGCTACACCCGTGGCCAGCTTGGCTTGGCCATGTCGGCCATCGCCATCGCCTATGGCTTGTCGAAGTTCTTGATGGGCCTGGTGTCCGACCGCTCCAACCCGCGCTACTTCCTGCCGTTCGGCTTGCTGGTATCAGCCGGGGTGATGTTCATTTTCGGTTTCGCACCCTGGGCGACCTCCAGCGTGACGATCATGTTCATCCTGCTGTTCATCAACGGCTGGGCCCAAGGCATGGGCTGGCCGCCAAGCGGGCGGACCATGGTGCACTGGTGGTCGCAGAAGGAACGCGGTGGCGTGGTTTCGGTGTGGAACGTGGCGCACAACGTGGGCGGCGGCCTGATCGGCCCGCTGTTCCTGCTGGGCATGGCCTGGTTCAACGACTGGCACGCGGCTTTCTATGTACCCGCTACCGTAGCGCTCGCCGTTGCGGTGTTTGCCTTCGCAACCATGCGCGATACCCCACAATCGGTTGGCCTGCCACCGATCGAGAAATACAAGAACGACTACCCGGAAGGTTACGACGCCAGTCACGAGAACGAATTCAGCGCCAAGGAAATCTTCGTCAAGTACGTGCTGCGCAACAAGATGCTCTGGTACATCGCCATGGCCAACGTCTTCGTCTACCTGCTGCGCTACGGCGTGCTGGACTGGGCGCCGACCTACCTCAAGGAAGCCAAGGGCTTCACCGTGGACAAAAGCTCCTGGGCCTACTTCTTCTATGAGTGGGCCGGCATCCCGGGCACGCTGTTGTGTGGCTGGATGTCCGACAAGATCTTCCGCGGCAACCGTGGCTTGACCGGCATGGTGTTCATGGCCCTGGTGACCGTGGCAACCCTGGTGTACTGGCTGAACCCGGCCGGCAACCCGACCGTCGACATGATCGCCCTGGTTTCCATCGGCTTCCTGATCTACGGCCCGGTGATGCTGATCGGTTTGCAGGCATTGGAACTGGCGCCGAAAAAAGCCGCGGGTACCGCTGCGGGCTTCACCGGCCTGTTCGGGTATTTGGGTGGTTCAGTCGCGGCCAGTGCGGCCATGGGCTACACCGTGGACCACTTTGGTTGGAACGGCGGCTTTGTGCTGCTGATTGGCGCCTGCCTGCTGGCGATGGCGTTCCTCGCGCCAACCCTGTGGCACAAGCAGATCGCCAGTCAGAGCCGCGAAGCGGTCGCCTGA
- a CDS encoding gamma-glutamylcyclotransferase — MTAIESAITCALYPPRLELGAQLTREQLLASMRSTMSLHQGGPVWLFAYGSLIWRPECTAVERMRGRVHGYHRGLYLWSHEHRGTPELPGLVFGLDRGGSCSGFAYRLPEENLEDSLFALWQREMPVPSYRPHWLTCRLEDGNRVQALGFVLERHLPSYAGNLPDHVLSQVFESACGRYGTTRDYVEQTIHALRSHAMPDRNLEARLKRCRSALDQATASRL, encoded by the coding sequence ATGACCGCTATCGAATCCGCCATAACCTGCGCCCTGTACCCGCCCCGGCTCGAGCTGGGTGCCCAATTGACCCGTGAACAATTGCTCGCCTCGATGCGATCGACCATGAGCCTTCACCAGGGCGGCCCGGTCTGGCTGTTCGCCTACGGTTCGTTGATCTGGCGTCCGGAATGCACGGCGGTGGAGCGGATGCGTGGCCGGGTCCATGGTTATCATCGCGGCTTGTATCTATGGTCCCACGAACACCGGGGCACCCCGGAATTGCCAGGGTTGGTGTTTGGGTTGGATCGCGGCGGGTCCTGCAGCGGATTCGCCTACCGGTTGCCGGAGGAGAACCTCGAGGATTCGCTGTTCGCGCTGTGGCAGCGCGAGATGCCGGTCCCGTCCTATCGTCCGCACTGGCTGACGTGCCGTCTCGAGGATGGCAATCGGGTACAAGCCTTGGGCTTCGTGCTGGAGCGACACCTGCCCAGCTATGCCGGCAACCTGCCGGACCATGTGCTGAGCCAGGTGTTTGAAAGCGCTTGCGGGCGTTATGGCACGACTCGCGATTATGTCGAGCAGACCATCCACGCCCTGCGCAGCCACGCCATGCCAGACCGGAACCTGGAGGCGCGGCTCAAGCGCTGCCGATCAGCGCTGGATCAGGCGACCGCTTCGCGGCTCTGA
- a CDS encoding 5-formyltetrahydrofolate cyclo-ligase gives MTEPALLPRPQLRRLLRQARRALTPAQQREAARGLYRQLAQHPLFRRAKHIALYLPNDGEIDPRLLLRAAQRRGKSTYLPVLSPWPQTKMVFQRIHAGEKMQPNRFRIPEPRKNIARQRKVWALDLVLLPLVGFDDAGGRLGMGGGFYDRSLAYLARRRQWRKPTLLGLAHECQKVERLAQASWDVPLQGTVSDKRWYIAG, from the coding sequence ATGACAGAACCTGCGCTGCTGCCTCGCCCGCAACTCCGACGCCTGCTGCGCCAGGCCCGTCGTGCCCTGACGCCGGCCCAGCAGCGGGAAGCGGCCCGCGGGCTCTACAGGCAACTGGCCCAGCATCCACTGTTTCGCCGCGCGAAGCACATTGCGCTTTACCTGCCCAACGACGGCGAGATCGACCCGCGCCTGCTGCTGCGCGCGGCCCAGCGTCGAGGCAAGTCGACCTACTTGCCGGTACTGAGCCCCTGGCCGCAGACCAAGATGGTGTTCCAGCGCATTCACGCCGGCGAAAAAATGCAGCCCAACCGCTTTCGTATCCCGGAACCGCGCAAGAACATCGCCCGGCAGCGCAAGGTCTGGGCCCTGGACCTGGTGTTGTTGCCGTTGGTGGGATTCGATGACGCCGGAGGTCGGCTGGGCATGGGCGGCGGCTTTTATGACCGTAGCCTGGCGTACCTGGCACGACGTAGACAGTGGCGCAAGCCGACGCTGTTGGGGCTGGCCCATGAATGCCAGAAAGTCGAACGATTGGCACAGGCAAGCTGGGACGTGCCGCTGCAAGGAACGGTCAGCGACAAGCGATGGTATATCGCAGGATAG
- a CDS encoding HlyD family secretion protein, with product MSTNHRTSRFFALALMAVLLAAGGFGYWKSRHDRLPDGLSLGNGRLEATEVQIASKTPGRLAEVHVDEGDSVIKGQVLARMDTRTLEAQRNQAEAEVLRARQNLAATQANVQFRQSEQLLAHQELKRTQELFKRGYASGQVIDQQQARVDTANAAVNAARAQESAANAAIGATLAQVAQLTSEIDDSTLRAPLDGVIQLRLAEPGEVLGAGGRVLLMIDPNDQYMNLYLPASVVGKLAVGDEARLLLDALPERPLPAKVSFVAAKSQFTPKEVETRDERQKLVFRVKVRLTRPGEVPQAKPGMPGAGYVRTAPIDWPANLQ from the coding sequence ATGTCGACGAACCATCGTACCTCTCGCTTTTTTGCCCTCGCCTTGATGGCTGTGTTGCTGGCTGCCGGCGGTTTCGGCTACTGGAAGTCACGCCATGATCGCCTGCCGGACGGTTTGAGCCTGGGCAACGGTCGCCTCGAGGCCACCGAAGTCCAGATCGCCAGCAAGACGCCCGGGCGCCTGGCCGAAGTCCATGTCGATGAGGGCGACAGCGTCATCAAGGGCCAAGTGCTGGCACGCATGGACACCCGGACCCTGGAGGCCCAGCGCAACCAGGCCGAGGCCGAAGTCTTACGTGCCCGGCAAAATCTGGCCGCCACCCAGGCCAATGTACAGTTTCGCCAGAGCGAACAATTGCTCGCCCATCAGGAACTCAAGCGAACCCAGGAACTGTTCAAGCGCGGTTACGCCAGCGGCCAGGTCATCGATCAGCAGCAAGCCCGCGTCGACACCGCCAATGCAGCGGTCAACGCCGCCCGGGCCCAGGAATCGGCCGCCAATGCGGCCATCGGCGCGACCCTGGCCCAAGTGGCCCAGCTCACCAGCGAAATAGATGACAGCACGTTGCGGGCACCGCTCGACGGCGTGATCCAGTTGCGCCTGGCCGAGCCCGGTGAAGTGCTGGGCGCCGGCGGTCGAGTGTTGTTGATGATCGACCCGAACGATCAATACATGAACCTCTACCTGCCGGCGTCGGTGGTCGGGAAACTGGCAGTGGGCGATGAGGCACGACTGCTGCTGGACGCCCTGCCCGAGCGACCGCTGCCGGCGAAGGTCAGTTTCGTCGCGGCCAAGTCCCAGTTCACCCCGAAAGAAGTCGAAACCCGCGATGAACGCCAGAAACTGGTATTCCGCGTCAAAGTGCGCCTGACCCGTCCCGGCGAAGTGCCCCAGGCCAAACCCGGCATGCCCGGCGCCGGCTATGTGCGAACCGCCCCCATTGATTGGCCGGCCAACTTGCAATGA
- the rbbA gene encoding ribosome-associated ATPase/putative transporter RbbA: MSIAPSEALHASGIEHRYGQHAALSDITFSLPAGTRCGLIGPDGAGKSSLLGLIAGVKKLQHGKLDVLGASINDRRHRNTLYRRIAFMPQGLGGNLYPDLSIRENIRFFGTLFGLSRTECDQRMNTLLLATDLQLFADRPAGKLSGGMKQKLGLCCALIHEPDLLILDEPTTGVDPLSRRRFWELIEGVRRQRPQLTLLVATAYMEEAEQFEHCLMLDNGRLIAKGLSAELAKITPDGKLDSAFTHFQGNRGRDTEPLLIPARNANTTDIAIQAHDLTLRFGDFTAVDNVSFAIGRGEIFGFLGSNGCGKTTTMKVLTGLIPASEGSAKLLGNPVDAKDLATRKRVGFMSQSFSLYGELSVRQNLTLHAKLFDLPTADSRQRIDELIQRFNLRALADQPSGALPLGLRQRLSLAVAVLHRPEVLILDEPTSGVDPAARDDFWRLLVELSREQGVTIFLSTHFMNEAQRCDRISLMHAGKVLACDTPTALQAQFNGPTLEAAFVTCLERAQGETQQDPAPVALDSADTPRDQRGLSLGRLWAVASREGKELLRDKVRMAFALLGALFMMVVFGFGISLDVEKLAFAVYDQDQSPQSRTYLEAFRSSRYFEEQPIIRDAKELHRRLQRSEIKLALEIPPGFGRDLYAGRQPTVGAWLDGGIPFRAETSRNYVQAVHAANLEQLAESSSRALARQPGATLETRFRYNQDVVSVNAIGPGVMALILAFIPAMLTALGIVREKELGSITNFYATPLTRLEFLLGKQVPYLVVSLINLALLTAMNRWLFGVPFKGSGVTLALGGLLYVLATTSMGLLISAFTRTQIAAILGTMIITSLPTIQFSGLIVPRSSLEGAASVMGQLFPAGYFLDIAVGTFTKALDLRQLWPQCLALCGFFLGFTGLSLIMLKKQEA; this comes from the coding sequence ATGAGCATCGCCCCCAGCGAAGCATTGCACGCCTCGGGCATTGAGCATCGCTACGGCCAGCACGCGGCGTTGAGCGATATCACCTTTAGCCTGCCCGCCGGCACTCGCTGCGGCCTGATCGGCCCGGACGGCGCAGGCAAGTCAAGCCTGCTGGGGTTGATCGCCGGGGTAAAAAAACTTCAGCACGGCAAACTGGACGTGCTGGGTGCATCGATCAATGATCGACGCCATCGCAATACGCTCTATCGACGCATTGCCTTCATGCCTCAAGGGCTGGGAGGCAACCTTTACCCTGATCTGTCGATACGCGAGAACATTCGGTTTTTCGGCACGCTGTTCGGGTTATCGCGGACCGAATGCGACCAACGCATGAATACCTTGCTACTGGCCACCGACCTGCAACTTTTTGCCGACCGTCCGGCGGGCAAACTGTCCGGCGGCATGAAACAGAAGCTCGGCCTGTGTTGCGCGCTGATCCATGAACCGGACCTGCTGATTCTCGACGAACCCACCACCGGCGTGGACCCGCTGTCCCGGCGGCGCTTCTGGGAACTGATAGAAGGCGTGCGCCGACAACGGCCGCAACTGACCCTGCTGGTCGCCACGGCGTACATGGAAGAGGCCGAACAATTCGAACATTGCCTGATGCTCGACAACGGTCGCTTGATCGCCAAGGGCTTGAGCGCAGAGCTGGCAAAGATCACCCCGGATGGCAAGCTCGACTCGGCTTTCACCCACTTCCAGGGCAACCGTGGTCGCGACACCGAACCGTTGCTGATCCCTGCGAGGAACGCCAACACCACCGACATTGCCATCCAAGCCCACGACCTCACCTTGCGCTTCGGCGATTTTACTGCCGTCGATAACGTCAGCTTCGCGATTGGCCGCGGTGAAATCTTTGGGTTCCTGGGCTCCAACGGTTGCGGCAAGACCACCACCATGAAGGTGCTGACCGGGCTGATCCCCGCCAGCGAAGGCAGTGCCAAGCTGCTGGGCAACCCGGTCGACGCCAAGGACCTGGCCACCCGCAAGCGAGTGGGTTTCATGTCCCAGAGCTTTTCGCTGTACGGCGAACTGAGCGTGCGCCAGAACCTGACGCTGCACGCGAAGCTGTTCGACCTGCCCACGGCGGACAGTCGCCAGCGCATCGATGAGTTGATCCAGCGCTTCAATCTCCGGGCGCTGGCGGACCAACCTTCCGGCGCGCTGCCACTGGGCCTTCGCCAGCGTTTGTCCCTGGCGGTGGCGGTGTTGCATCGCCCGGAAGTCCTGATCCTCGATGAGCCGACCTCAGGTGTCGATCCGGCGGCGCGGGATGATTTCTGGCGGCTATTGGTCGAGCTGTCTCGCGAGCAGGGCGTGACGATTTTCCTTTCCACGCACTTCATGAACGAGGCCCAGCGCTGTGACCGCATTTCATTGATGCACGCCGGCAAAGTATTGGCCTGTGATACGCCGACGGCTTTACAGGCGCAATTCAACGGCCCGACGCTGGAAGCCGCGTTTGTCACTTGCCTGGAAAGAGCCCAGGGCGAGACGCAGCAGGACCCCGCCCCAGTGGCCCTCGACAGCGCCGACACACCCCGGGACCAGCGCGGCTTGAGCCTAGGTCGCCTATGGGCTGTCGCCAGCCGTGAAGGTAAGGAGCTGCTGCGCGACAAAGTACGGATGGCCTTCGCCCTGCTGGGGGCCCTGTTCATGATGGTGGTCTTCGGCTTCGGTATTTCCCTCGATGTAGAAAAACTGGCCTTCGCTGTGTATGACCAAGACCAGAGCCCGCAAAGTCGCACGTACCTGGAAGCGTTCCGCAGCTCACGCTACTTCGAGGAGCAGCCAATCATCCGTGACGCAAAGGAGCTGCACCGACGCTTGCAGCGCTCCGAGATCAAGCTCGCCCTGGAAATACCACCCGGTTTCGGCCGTGACCTTTACGCTGGCCGTCAGCCAACCGTGGGCGCCTGGCTGGATGGCGGCATACCGTTTCGGGCCGAGACCAGTCGCAACTATGTCCAGGCCGTCCACGCGGCTAACCTTGAGCAATTGGCTGAATCGAGCAGTCGCGCGCTGGCCCGGCAACCCGGCGCGACGCTGGAGACGCGCTTTCGTTATAACCAGGACGTGGTCAGCGTCAACGCTATCGGCCCCGGGGTCATGGCGCTGATCCTGGCATTCATTCCTGCCATGTTGACTGCGCTGGGTATCGTGCGGGAGAAGGAACTGGGTTCGATCACCAATTTCTATGCCACGCCGCTGACCCGACTGGAATTCCTGCTAGGTAAACAGGTTCCCTACCTGGTCGTCAGCCTGATTAACCTGGCCCTGCTGACTGCCATGAACCGCTGGCTGTTCGGCGTGCCATTCAAGGGCAGCGGCGTGACGCTGGCGTTGGGCGGCCTGCTCTATGTACTGGCGACCACCAGCATGGGGCTGCTGATCTCGGCATTCACACGCACCCAGATCGCGGCGATCCTCGGCACCATGATTATCACCAGCCTGCCGACCATTCAGTTTTCCGGACTGATCGTGCCGCGCTCGTCCCTGGAAGGTGCAGCCTCGGTGATGGGCCAGTTGTTTCCCGCCGGGTACTTCCTGGATATCGCCGTCGGTACCTTCACCAAGGCCCTGGACCTGCGCCAGCTCTGGCCACAATGCCTGGCGTTATGCGGTTTTTTCCTCGGTTTCACCGGACTCAGCCTGATCATGCTGAAAAAGCAGGAGGCCTGA
- a CDS encoding flagellar basal body-associated protein FliL, translating to MKAWIMLMLALSLPAAVMAEEGKEAKEGEAPKVSYITLSPPFVGNYGLDGTAKLKVYKADVALRVTGDAAAAAVKANEPLIRNQLVALFAQQTTETMNNLEAKEKLRQEALKQTQQVMNDETGKPMVEDLLFNNLIIQ from the coding sequence GTGAAAGCGTGGATCATGTTGATGCTGGCCCTGTCGCTGCCAGCGGCAGTGATGGCCGAAGAGGGCAAGGAAGCCAAGGAAGGCGAGGCGCCGAAAGTCAGTTACATCACCCTGAGCCCTCCCTTCGTGGGGAATTATGGGCTGGACGGTACAGCCAAACTGAAGGTCTACAAGGCCGACGTCGCCCTGCGCGTAACCGGTGACGCCGCCGCTGCAGCGGTGAAGGCTAACGAGCCGTTGATTCGCAACCAGTTGGTGGCGCTGTTCGCCCAGCAGACGACCGAGACGATGAACAACCTCGAGGCCAAGGAGAAGCTGCGTCAGGAAGCGTTGAAGCAGACCCAGCAGGTGATGAATGACGAGACCGGCAAGCCGATGGTTGAGGATTTGTTGTTCAATAACCTGATCATTCAATAA
- a CDS encoding ABC transporter permease, with amino-acid sequence MHTLSHIWRLGLKELTSLRYDSVLLLFLGYAFTVAIYMPAAGSVVGVHHASVAIVDEDQSQLSRELAQVLQPPEFQSPVALPYADLDKVMDSGRFTFVINVPANFQADLLAGREPTLQLNVDATAMSQAFMGAGYIGRIFQQELAAYAGQAETSERTPVRLTTRSLFNTNLEGGWFLAVIQIVNNITILAIILTGTALLREREHGTLDHLLVLPLTALEIMLAKIWSNLLVVVLCTWASLEIIVKFALGVPLAGSMVLFLLVTALYLFASTSLGIFLATLARSTPQFGLLAIPVIIPMLLLSGGSTPLDSMPPWLQWVMQGSPSTHFVSLSAAILFRDAGPGVIWPDLLALAIIGLLFFAIALARFRKSLAS; translated from the coding sequence ATGCACACGCTTTCACATATCTGGCGTCTCGGGCTAAAGGAACTGACCAGCCTGCGCTATGACTCCGTCCTGCTGCTGTTCCTGGGCTACGCCTTCACGGTGGCGATCTACATGCCGGCCGCCGGTTCAGTGGTCGGCGTCCACCATGCCAGTGTCGCCATAGTGGACGAAGACCAGAGCCAACTCTCGCGTGAACTGGCCCAGGTCCTGCAGCCTCCGGAATTCCAGAGCCCGGTGGCCTTGCCCTATGCCGACCTGGACAAGGTCATGGACAGTGGCCGCTTCACCTTCGTCATCAACGTGCCCGCCAACTTCCAGGCCGACCTGCTCGCAGGACGCGAACCAACCCTGCAACTCAACGTCGACGCCACGGCCATGAGCCAGGCGTTCATGGGTGCCGGCTACATCGGGCGGATTTTCCAGCAGGAATTGGCGGCCTACGCCGGTCAGGCAGAAACGAGCGAGCGAACGCCCGTGAGGCTGACCACCCGCTCGCTGTTCAATACCAACCTTGAAGGTGGCTGGTTCCTGGCGGTGATCCAGATCGTCAACAACATCACCATCCTGGCCATCATTCTCACCGGGACCGCGCTGCTACGCGAACGTGAGCATGGCACTCTCGACCATTTGCTGGTGCTGCCGCTGACGGCATTGGAAATCATGCTGGCGAAAATCTGGAGCAACCTGCTGGTGGTGGTGCTGTGCACCTGGGCATCGCTGGAAATCATCGTCAAATTCGCACTGGGAGTACCGCTTGCTGGCTCCATGGTGCTCTTCCTGCTGGTGACCGCACTCTATCTGTTCGCCAGCACATCGCTGGGCATCTTCCTCGCCACCCTGGCCCGTTCGACGCCGCAATTCGGCTTGCTGGCGATCCCGGTCATCATCCCAATGCTGCTGTTGTCAGGCGGCAGTACGCCGCTGGACAGCATGCCGCCGTGGTTGCAATGGGTGATGCAGGGCTCGCCGTCGACGCATTTCGTCAGCCTCAGCGCGGCGATCCTGTTCCGAGATGCCGGCCCTGGCGTGATTTGGCCGGACCTGCTGGCGCTGGCGATCATCGGGCTTTTGTTCTTTGCAATCGCCCTGGCCCGGTTTCGGAAAAGCCTGGCGTCTTGA
- a CDS encoding TIGR02449 family protein, whose amino-acid sequence MEDTDLQALMARLELLIERVEQLKSQNGLLLAQEKTWREERAHLIEKNEIARRKVESMISRLKALEQDS is encoded by the coding sequence ATGGAAGATACCGACCTGCAAGCGCTGATGGCCAGACTCGAGCTGCTAATTGAACGGGTCGAGCAACTTAAGAGCCAAAACGGACTCTTATTAGCTCAGGAAAAAACCTGGCGCGAGGAACGCGCGCACCTCATTGAAAAAAACGAAATCGCCCGGCGTAAGGTCGAATCGATGATTTCGCGCCTCAAGGCCCTGGAGCAAGACTCATGA
- a CDS encoding energy transducer TonB — translation MGWCAVTLWLCLAGASWAGERVLVPENNPKPEYPTALNRAGIMGAVKASFTVHTDGRVDEITILHSDHPEFTEAVRGALVEWRFQPWTADDEHSAQVRVVAPFEFRLDDTPIDANKWIKTWRCSDINAYASDRLQVRDLLPFHYTRSYLSNVFFVRQLPEAERLALIARFNRLLPSIVQRCGRFPATRYMRMLPKEIRELL, via the coding sequence ATGGGGTGGTGCGCTGTGACGTTGTGGCTGTGTCTGGCTGGCGCGAGTTGGGCGGGGGAAAGGGTGCTGGTGCCGGAGAACAATCCCAAGCCGGAGTATCCGACAGCTCTGAACCGGGCCGGGATCATGGGCGCGGTCAAGGCCAGTTTCACCGTACACACCGATGGTCGTGTGGATGAGATCACGATCCTGCACAGCGACCATCCGGAGTTTACCGAAGCGGTTCGAGGGGCGCTGGTTGAATGGCGTTTCCAGCCTTGGACGGCGGATGACGAACATTCCGCCCAAGTACGCGTCGTGGCGCCGTTCGAGTTTCGCCTGGATGACACGCCGATCGATGCCAATAAATGGATCAAGACCTGGCGATGCTCGGACATCAACGCCTATGCCAGCGACCGATTGCAGGTGCGGGACCTGCTCCCGTTCCATTACACGCGCAGCTACCTGTCCAATGTCTTCTTCGTCAGGCAGCTACCGGAAGCCGAGCGCCTGGCGCTGATCGCCCGGTTCAACCGGCTGCTGCCCTCGATCGTACAGCGCTGCGGAAGGTTTCCCGCGACGCGGTATATGAGGATGTTGCCGAAGGAGATTCGGGAGTTGCTTTAG
- a CDS encoding cell division protein ZapA codes for MSSSNSVTVQILDKEYSIICPQEERSNLVSAARYLDGKMREIRSSGKVIGADRIAVMAALNITHDLLHRQDTPDLQVSGSTREQVRDLLERVDLVLATDPDVSKG; via the coding sequence ATGAGTTCAAGCAATAGCGTCACCGTGCAGATCCTCGATAAAGAATATTCGATCATCTGCCCCCAGGAAGAGCGCAGCAACCTGGTGAGCGCCGCCCGTTACCTGGACGGCAAGATGCGCGAGATCCGCAGCAGCGGCAAAGTCATCGGCGCCGACCGCATCGCCGTGATGGCCGCCTTGAACATCACCCACGACCTGCTACACCGCCAGGATACGCCCGACCTACAGGTCAGCGGCTCGACCCGCGAACAGGTGCGCGACCTGCTGGAACGGGTGGATTTGGTACTGGCCACTGATCCGGACGTCAGCAAGGGCTGA
- a CDS encoding EVE domain-containing protein, which produces MAHWLMKSEPDELSIQGLEKLGQARWDGVRNYQARNFLRAMAVGDTFFFYHSSCPEPGIAGIGKIIQAAYPDPTALEPDSHYFAPKASPEKNPWTAIDVAHIETFPRVLKLDYLKQQAALAEMPLVQKGSRLSVMPVTAEQWAAVLALR; this is translated from the coding sequence ATGGCCCATTGGCTGATGAAATCCGAGCCCGACGAATTGTCCATCCAGGGCTTGGAAAAGCTCGGCCAAGCGCGCTGGGACGGCGTTCGCAACTATCAGGCGCGCAATTTCCTGCGGGCCATGGCGGTGGGCGATACGTTCTTTTTCTACCATTCCAGCTGTCCCGAGCCAGGCATCGCCGGGATCGGCAAAATCATCCAGGCTGCCTACCCAGACCCTACTGCCCTGGAGCCTGACAGCCACTATTTCGCCCCCAAGGCCAGCCCGGAAAAAAATCCTTGGACTGCGATCGATGTCGCCCATATCGAGACGTTCCCACGCGTACTCAAGCTCGACTACCTAAAACAGCAGGCCGCCCTTGCCGAGATGCCGCTGGTACAGAAAGGCTCGCGGCTGTCGGTGATGCCGGTGACAGCCGAACAGTGGGCGGCGGTGCTTGCGCTGCGCTGA
- a CDS encoding NADPH:quinone oxidoreductase family protein, translating to MKAVLCKEFGPAESLVLEDVASPVVKKNEVLLDVHAAGVNFPDTLIIEGKYQFKPPFPFSPGGEAAGVVREVGEKVSHLKTGDRVMALTGWGSFAEQVAVVAYNVLPIPSSMDFNTAAAFSMTYGTSMHALKQRANLQPGETLLVLGASGGVGLAAVEIGKAMGARVIAAASSAEKLAVAKAAGADELINYTETSLKDEIKRLTDGQGADVIYDPVGGDLFDQAVRAIAWNGRLLVVGFASGRIPELPVNLALLKGASVVGVFWGSFAQRQPQDNAANFQQLFGWFAEGKLKPLVSQVYPLDNAAQAINDLGQRKAVGKVVVQVR from the coding sequence ATGAAAGCCGTGCTGTGCAAAGAATTCGGTCCCGCCGAATCGCTGGTGCTGGAAGACGTCGCCAGCCCCGTCGTGAAAAAGAACGAAGTGCTGCTGGATGTGCACGCCGCCGGGGTGAATTTTCCTGACACGCTGATCATCGAGGGCAAATACCAGTTCAAGCCGCCCTTCCCGTTTTCCCCGGGTGGCGAAGCGGCGGGCGTGGTCCGTGAAGTAGGCGAAAAGGTCAGCCACCTGAAAACAGGTGACCGGGTCATGGCACTGACCGGCTGGGGCAGCTTCGCCGAACAGGTGGCGGTTGTGGCCTACAACGTATTGCCGATTCCTTCGTCCATGGATTTCAACACGGCTGCCGCTTTCAGCATGACCTATGGCACGTCGATGCACGCCCTCAAGCAGCGGGCCAACCTCCAGCCCGGTGAAACCTTGTTGGTGCTTGGCGCTTCCGGCGGCGTCGGTCTGGCGGCAGTGGAAATCGGCAAAGCCATGGGCGCTCGCGTGATCGCCGCCGCCAGCAGCGCGGAAAAACTTGCCGTGGCCAAGGCCGCCGGCGCCGACGAGCTGATCAACTACACCGAAACCAGCCTCAAGGACGAAATCAAGCGCCTCACCGACGGCCAGGGCGCCGACGTGATCTACGACCCGGTGGGCGGCGACCTGTTCGACCAGGCCGTGCGCGCTATCGCCTGGAACGGCCGGCTGCTGGTGGTCGGTTTCGCCAGCGGCCGCATCCCCGAACTGCCAGTAAACCTGGCCTTGCTCAAGGGCGCCTCGGTGGTCGGCGTGTTCTGGGGATCCTTCGCCCAGCGCCAGCCCCAGGACAACGCGGCCAACTTCCAGCAACTGTTCGGCTGGTTCGCCGAAGGCAAGCTCAAGCCGCTGGTGTCCCAGGTTTATCCGCTGGACAACGCGGCGCAGGCGATCAACGACCTGGGGCAGCGCAAGGCTGTGGGCAAGGTAGTTGTGCAAGTTCGCTGA